Proteins from a single region of Desulfolutivibrio sulfoxidireducens:
- a CDS encoding TlpA family protein disulfide reductase: protein MHRALFVFMCLFLAAASLGPLPALAQGESAITAKDLVNRISQARGKFVVVNFWASWCRPCRQEIPELITLRRDYSENDLLLLGISVDQDPAQFFRFVKQMPFNYPVFLGGADVAGLFSVGSIPRMVVFDRKGEIIHNSEGYMPSEALRELLSRHPSGKGA, encoded by the coding sequence ATGCATCGAGCGCTTTTTGTTTTCATGTGCCTTTTTTTGGCCGCCGCCAGCCTCGGACCGCTCCCGGCCCTGGCCCAGGGCGAATCCGCCATCACCGCCAAGGATCTGGTGAATCGCATAAGCCAGGCCCGGGGCAAGTTCGTGGTGGTCAACTTCTGGGCCTCCTGGTGCCGGCCCTGCCGCCAGGAGATTCCGGAACTGATCACCCTGCGCCGGGACTATTCCGAGAACGACCTGCTGCTTCTGGGCATCTCCGTGGACCAGGACCCGGCCCAGTTCTTCCGGTTCGTCAAGCAGATGCCCTTCAACTATCCGGTCTTTCTGGGTGGGGCCGACGTGGCCGGGCTTTTCTCCGTCGGTTCCATCCCGCGGATGGTCGTCTTCGACCGAAAGGGCGAGATCATCCACAACAGCGAAGGCTATATGCCCTCCGAGGCCCTGCGTGAACTTTTGTCCCGGCACCCCTCCGGGAAAGGCGCGTGA
- a CDS encoding homocysteine S-methyltransferase family protein translates to MNRARRALASGEILIFDGATGTLLQQRGLPPGQSPELFGLTHPEAVRTSHLDYIRAGARAVTSNTFGGSRFKLPPGTDVTALNRRMAEIAREAAGDDVLVVGSIGPTGKFVQPMGELTLRELVDVFAEQVRGLAQGGADMIIAETHFDLAEAKAMVLACHQVCDLPVAVCMTFEGLASLTGTTPLVFADTMRNLGVDLLGVNCGLGPAGMMDVVRDWLARASMPFLVKPNAGLPRLENGRTVFPMGPEEFAAETAGFVDLGAKVLCGCCGTTPAHIAALARAVSGRPWRRPEAENPLAVTSRSRTVAVGGAHPLAVIGERVNPTGKPVLTAELQAGELSEALRLASEQVESGAAILDVNVGAPMVVEAEILPRLVQSLIGRVDAPLCLDSNDIAALTAGLWAYPGSALVNSISGEPGRMELLGPLCKHHGAPFILLPLEGRKLPVTAAERLGIVERLVDKALGLGIPKHLIMVDALALTVSSKSEAALACFETIRHCREAWGLPTCLGLSNISFGLPARELVNSTFLAMCMGSGLAAVIANPNSARLRETAFAAEVLRARDPQAGRFIASYAGWRSGNGGGAAVPGQGAGNAAGGAPARGPAATLRQAVIQGDKAGLPAMIEAALASGRAASEILNGELIPGILEVGQKYERKEYFLPQLLLSAETMRLGFDRLRPLLADASEGEGAGRIVMATVEGDIHDIGKNIVCLMLANHGYEVVDLGKDVPAERIVGEALDIDADVIGLSALMTTTMVRMADTVRLRDEKGCRARIMVGGAVVTDAFAASIGADGYSPDAVGAVREAARLVGAARGCQSLETC, encoded by the coding sequence ATGAACAGAGCCAGACGGGCGCTCGCGTCCGGTGAGATTCTCATTTTCGACGGGGCCACGGGAACCCTGCTCCAGCAGCGGGGGCTTCCTCCCGGCCAATCCCCGGAACTCTTCGGCCTCACCCATCCCGAGGCCGTACGGACCTCCCATCTCGACTACATCCGGGCCGGGGCCCGGGCCGTGACCAGCAACACCTTCGGCGGCTCCCGCTTCAAGCTGCCCCCCGGCACGGACGTGACCGCCCTCAACCGCCGCATGGCCGAGATCGCCCGGGAGGCGGCCGGGGACGACGTCCTGGTCGTCGGAAGCATCGGGCCCACCGGGAAATTCGTCCAGCCCATGGGAGAGCTGACCCTGCGGGAACTGGTGGACGTTTTTGCCGAGCAGGTCCGGGGGCTGGCCCAGGGCGGCGCGGATATGATCATCGCCGAGACCCATTTCGACCTGGCCGAGGCCAAGGCCATGGTCCTGGCCTGCCACCAGGTCTGCGACCTGCCCGTGGCCGTGTGCATGACCTTCGAGGGCCTGGCCTCCCTGACCGGGACCACCCCCCTGGTCTTTGCCGATACCATGCGCAACCTGGGGGTCGATCTCCTCGGGGTCAACTGCGGCCTGGGGCCGGCCGGCATGATGGACGTGGTCCGGGACTGGCTGGCGCGCGCCAGCATGCCCTTTCTGGTCAAACCCAACGCCGGCCTGCCCCGGCTGGAAAACGGCCGCACCGTCTTTCCCATGGGGCCGGAGGAGTTCGCCGCGGAAACGGCCGGGTTCGTGGACCTGGGGGCCAAGGTGCTGTGCGGCTGCTGCGGCACCACCCCGGCCCACATCGCGGCCCTGGCCCGGGCCGTGTCCGGTCGGCCCTGGAGGCGTCCCGAGGCCGAAAATCCCCTGGCCGTCACCTCCCGGTCGCGAACCGTGGCCGTGGGCGGAGCCCATCCCCTGGCGGTCATCGGCGAACGCGTCAATCCCACGGGAAAGCCCGTGCTCACGGCCGAACTCCAGGCCGGCGAGCTGTCCGAGGCCCTGCGGCTGGCCTCGGAGCAGGTCGAGTCCGGGGCGGCCATCCTGGACGTCAACGTGGGCGCGCCCATGGTGGTCGAGGCCGAGATCCTGCCCCGCCTGGTGCAAAGCCTCATCGGCCGGGTGGACGCCCCCCTGTGCCTGGACTCCAACGACATCGCCGCGCTTACGGCCGGACTGTGGGCCTATCCCGGCTCGGCCCTGGTCAATTCCATAAGCGGCGAGCCCGGGCGCATGGAACTTCTGGGGCCGCTTTGCAAACATCACGGGGCGCCCTTTATCCTGCTTCCCCTGGAGGGCCGCAAGCTTCCGGTCACGGCCGCCGAGCGCCTGGGCATCGTGGAGCGTCTGGTGGACAAGGCCCTTGGCCTGGGCATCCCCAAACACCTGATCATGGTGGACGCCCTGGCCCTGACCGTATCCTCCAAGTCCGAGGCGGCCCTGGCCTGCTTCGAGACCATCCGCCATTGCCGCGAGGCCTGGGGCCTGCCCACCTGCCTGGGGCTGTCCAACATCTCCTTCGGGCTGCCGGCCAGGGAACTGGTCAATTCCACCTTTTTGGCCATGTGCATGGGAAGCGGCCTGGCCGCGGTCATCGCCAACCCCAATTCCGCGCGGCTTCGGGAGACGGCCTTCGCCGCCGAGGTGCTGCGGGCCCGCGATCCCCAGGCCGGGAGGTTTATCGCCTCCTATGCCGGATGGAGGTCCGGAAACGGGGGAGGGGCGGCCGTTCCTGGACAGGGAGCCGGCAACGCGGCGGGAGGCGCCCCGGCCAGGGGGCCGGCCGCGACCCTGCGCCAGGCCGTGATCCAGGGCGACAAGGCGGGCCTGCCGGCCATGATCGAGGCCGCCCTGGCCTCGGGCCGCGCCGCCTCGGAGATCCTCAACGGCGAACTCATCCCGGGCATCCTGGAGGTGGGGCAAAAATACGAGCGCAAGGAATACTTCCTGCCCCAGCTTCTGCTCTCGGCCGAGACCATGCGCCTGGGGTTCGACCGCCTCAGGCCCCTTTTGGCCGACGCCTCGGAGGGCGAGGGCGCCGGACGCATCGTCATGGCCACAGTGGAGGGGGACATCCACGATATCGGCAAGAACATCGTGTGCCTGATGCTGGCCAACCACGGCTACGAGGTGGTGGACCTGGGCAAGGACGTTCCGGCCGAACGCATCGTGGGCGAGGCCCTGGACATCGACGCCGACGTCATCGGGCTCTCGGCGCTGATGACCACCACCATGGTGCGCATGGCCGATACCGTGCGCCTGCGCGACGAGAAGGGCTGCCGGGCCAGGATCATGGTCGGCGGCGCGGTGGTCACCGATGCCTTTGCCGCATCCATCGGCGCGGACGGCTATTCCCCAGACGCTGTGGGCGCGGTGCGCGAGGCCGCGCGCCTGGTGGGCGCGGCGCGCGGTTGCCAATCTTTGGAAACCTGCTAG
- a CDS encoding sigma-70 family RNA polymerase sigma factor: MKTKLAHNDTSSEEEYLRESDDPAPEAVDPGDGEEPVLLPAPVDFKRTGMATRDPLQLYLREISKFPMLAQDEEFDLARRVRDQDDQDAAFRLVSSHLRLVVKIAMDFQRRWMQNVLDLIQEGNVGLMRAVKKYDPEKGIKFSYYAAYWIKAYILKYIMDNWRMVKIGTTQAQRKLFYNLNKERQRLQTQGFDPSASRLSESLNVSESDILEMEQRLSGNDLSLDVSLGEDSSATRIDFLPALTPGIEDMLADSEMSTQLEKHIRSIRSKLSDKERDLLENRILSDSPLTLREIGAKYGITRERVRQIESRLLGKLKDHLSNKIQDFSSDWIKRNE, from the coding sequence ATGAAAACGAAGCTCGCACATAACGACACGTCCTCCGAGGAGGAATATCTCCGGGAGTCCGATGACCCCGCCCCCGAGGCCGTGGATCCCGGGGACGGGGAGGAACCCGTCCTCCTTCCCGCGCCCGTGGACTTCAAGCGCACGGGCATGGCCACCCGCGACCCCCTGCAGTTGTACCTACGGGAGATCAGCAAATTCCCCATGCTGGCCCAGGACGAGGAATTCGACCTGGCCCGCAGGGTGCGCGACCAGGACGATCAGGATGCCGCCTTCCGGCTGGTTTCCTCGCATTTGCGGCTGGTGGTCAAGATCGCCATGGACTTTCAGCGCCGCTGGATGCAAAACGTCCTGGACCTGATCCAGGAGGGCAATGTGGGGCTTATGCGCGCGGTCAAGAAATACGACCCGGAAAAAGGCATCAAGTTCTCCTACTACGCCGCCTATTGGATCAAGGCCTACATCCTCAAATATATCATGGACAACTGGCGGATGGTCAAGATCGGGACCACCCAAGCCCAGCGCAAGCTTTTCTACAACCTGAACAAGGAACGCCAGCGGCTGCAGACCCAGGGGTTCGACCCCAGCGCCTCCAGGCTTTCGGAAAGCCTCAACGTCAGCGAATCGGACATCCTGGAGATGGAGCAGCGCCTCAGCGGCAACGACCTGTCCCTGGACGTCTCCCTGGGTGAGGATTCCTCGGCCACGCGCATCGATTTTCTGCCCGCCCTGACGCCGGGCATCGAGGACATGCTGGCCGACAGCGAGATGTCCACCCAGCTTGAGAAGCACATTCGGTCCATCCGCTCCAAGCTATCGGACAAGGAACGCGACCTCCTGGAAAACCGCATCCTCTCGGACTCGCCCCTGACGCTGCGCGAAATCGGGGCCAAATACGGCATCACCCGCGAACGGGTACGCCAGATCGAATCGCGGCTTTTAGGCAAGCTCAAGGATCATCTGTCCAATAAAATTCAGGATTTTTCCTCGGACTGGATCAAAAGAAACGAATAA
- a CDS encoding tetratricopeptide repeat protein: MRYRFHFLFVLALLPCLISNSCSPKNPGGLGLGAKELSRRAASDYYFLVYQDLLRSGKRDEAAAVLSTLSELTPAPRLLLDLANLYWGMNQRDKAIEILQEGVKRFPEEKQVVFYLASAYQMQRRREEAIAVVRAYLDKNPGDLTGHQEMASLLIDSERYREALDSLEKLQASGPTAAVFFFKAKAFSGLGDRTSAIASLREAIKTDPNMVAAWAELGFLLEQEKDYKGAEESYKKILDLGEEGPEVWLRLIKLNLKLKNPSRAMALLDKAPREDAFVLESLSAFLVEGYAAEAGKLLDRLEKTSPASPDMLFYRAVVAYEGEKKPAKALAYLERVPESHAHYDKSLGFRIQLLLETDKSAKALELARQAAERFPDKKEFSLLAAAALEKTGDVRGSAETLARAGEKWPDDPEILYRLGVVLERQNRRDESVAAMEKIIVLDPNHADALNFVGYTLADENRDLARAMELIGRAVAIEPDNPYFLDSLAWAHFRQGEREKAWEVIRRAVAHPVADPVIWEHYGDIAASLGKKSEAAEGYRKALSGKPDNADELRRKKDAL, translated from the coding sequence ATGCGATATCGTTTTCATTTTCTGTTCGTTCTGGCGCTGTTGCCGTGCCTGATAAGCAACTCCTGTTCGCCGAAAAATCCCGGCGGGCTGGGCCTTGGGGCCAAGGAGCTGTCCAGGCGGGCCGCCTCGGATTACTATTTCCTGGTCTATCAGGATCTGTTGCGTTCGGGGAAGCGGGACGAGGCCGCGGCGGTTTTGTCCACGCTGTCGGAGTTGACTCCGGCGCCGCGCCTTCTGCTCGATTTGGCCAACCTGTACTGGGGCATGAACCAGCGCGACAAGGCCATCGAGATCCTGCAAGAGGGAGTGAAGCGGTTTCCCGAGGAAAAACAGGTCGTCTTTTACCTGGCCAGCGCCTACCAGATGCAGCGCCGCCGGGAGGAGGCCATCGCGGTGGTCCGCGCCTACCTGGACAAAAATCCCGGCGACCTGACCGGGCACCAGGAAATGGCCTCCCTGCTCATCGATTCCGAACGCTACCGGGAGGCCCTGGACTCCCTTGAGAAGCTCCAGGCCTCGGGACCCACCGCCGCCGTCTTTTTCTTCAAGGCCAAGGCCTTTTCGGGCCTGGGCGACCGCACGTCGGCCATCGCCTCGCTGCGCGAGGCCATCAAGACAGACCCGAACATGGTGGCCGCCTGGGCGGAACTCGGCTTTCTCCTGGAACAGGAAAAAGACTACAAGGGGGCCGAGGAAAGCTACAAAAAAATCCTGGATCTGGGGGAAGAGGGGCCGGAGGTGTGGCTGCGGCTGATCAAGCTCAATCTCAAGCTGAAAAACCCCTCCCGGGCCATGGCCCTGTTGGACAAGGCCCCCAGGGAAGACGCCTTTGTCCTGGAATCCCTGTCCGCATTTCTGGTCGAAGGCTATGCCGCCGAGGCCGGAAAACTACTCGACCGTCTTGAAAAGACCTCCCCCGCCTCCCCGGACATGCTGTTCTACCGGGCCGTCGTGGCCTACGAGGGCGAGAAAAAACCGGCCAAGGCCCTGGCCTATCTGGAGCGCGTTCCGGAATCCCACGCCCACTACGACAAGAGCCTTGGTTTTCGCATCCAGTTGCTCCTCGAGACGGACAAGTCCGCCAAGGCCCTGGAACTGGCCCGTCAGGCCGCCGAACGTTTCCCGGACAAAAAGGAATTCAGCCTGCTTGCGGCGGCGGCCCTGGAAAAAACCGGCGACGTCCGGGGCTCGGCCGAGACCCTGGCCCGGGCCGGCGAGAAATGGCCCGACGACCCGGAGATCCTCTACCGCCTGGGCGTGGTCCTGGAGCGACAAAACCGCCGGGACGAGAGCGTGGCGGCCATGGAAAAGATCATCGTCCTGGACCCCAACCATGCCGACGCGCTCAACTTCGTGGGCTATACCCTGGCCGACGAGAATCGCGACCTGGCGCGCGCCATGGAACTGATCGGACGGGCCGTGGCCATCGAACCGGACAACCCCTATTTTCTGGATTCCCTGGCCTGGGCCCACTTTCGCCAGGGAGAGCGCGAGAAGGCCTGGGAGGTCATCCGGCGGGCCGTGGCCCATCCCGTGGCCGACCCGGTGATCTGGGAGCACTACGGCGACATCGCCGCCTCCCTGGGCAAGAAGTCCGAGGCCGCCGAGGGATACCGCAAGGCCCTGTCCGGCAAGCCCGACAACGCGGACGAACTGCGCCGCAAGAAGGACGCCCTATGA